The sequence GTCCTGAcactttctcttccttgcttcatcagtcaacgtcttcttctgtttcttcggtgcctcttccatgatgatcgtactgacaatgttgcgctagcttagccttatacctgggagtgtgagaggggtctatttgtttttgcggtaggtgtgccagaaagcaagtcgaagtacttccgctcagctcccaggCCGGTCCagcatagcgcagtttttccaactcagacccccgaagggcataggagacaggccaatcgtaatattaaaactcattctagccgcacaatttttttcaagctgttattttaaggtagaaatgttacatagtattgctttaagtcatTCTTCTCTTGACCTTGTCTTATTGTGCTTCTCTCTGTTCTTCTAGGGTTTCCATTGAATAGATATCTATATTCAGCATTGTTTTGTAAAAAATCCTTTTGTAAAAAACACCATTGTTTTTTAGTATGCAGTACAAAAAATGTTGGATGACTCCCCAGGGTTGTACTGCTTCTTCCCAATCTGGGGTAATGACCACTTTGCCCcggcaaagaaaaaacaaagcatcTTACTATCATAAGGAAAACTCTGATAGTAAGAGATAGGAGCGGATACGAGACTTACAATAAGATATTTTACTCGGAGTAATGGAGTAAAATATACTTAAGAACACACAATCAAACCATTAACACTCGATTGAGAATGATACAATTTTGGAATTGGATAATGGGAACCTACATCTCCCCTGtacaattaaataaatttgatcCTAATATACTTGATCTACGTTATAAGTGTAACAATCACCAGGGAACACTTTATCACCGTTTATGGAAATGTGAAGAGATTCAAAGATTTTGGAGCTTaatattttcattattattccCATTACTGCCATGTGTTGATGATGGTTtaattgttggatgttgttgtattaacacaaaaaaatacttttaaaaaaaagtgtcttcCATATgtgattctttaaaaaaatattaaaactagtctataatataataatataatcttTCACAGACATGGAAAAGTATCTCCTTGTAGAATCTTTAATATGAAGAAACCGAACAGCTTCTCTGGAGGTGtttaattgattgattggtttAATGAGACACATAAACAATGTCAAAAACCTGGTGAGAAATATTGGGCAAAAACATTAAAATTCACTGGCTTCAGGTGGAGATCATTATTAGATACCAACAAGTGTTAAACAGTGTTACGCCCTTCTGACACCAGGTGATGGTTATTTTAAGCCATGGTGTTGCCTGCAACAAAGTTTTATAGATGTCAGATGGCATTTGAGCGGTGGGTAAAGTTAGCAAGTTATCACCCTCTTAGTTTTCCAAAATATTGATGGGTTCTCAAGTAGTGCCATCCGAGTGCCTGAATGCTCTAACATCGGTTTCCATTCTAGACCTTTACTCATTAAGATTTCCCCAGACTTACAAAAACTTTTTACGATTTTAGTACTGAGAAATACTTTCTTTAGAAACGTATTGATACTCTGTCCGAGTTTTGCACAGAGATGAATACAACATAACTTTGCTAGGACAGACTAACCCGTTGGCCTTACTTGTATATTCTAAAAACGTCTTTGCATTTCCAACATACAATGAAGACTGTCAATGAAGACAATGAAACTTATTTATTTGTACTTGTGTCtattaaataaacatttaagcaaatgaaaaaatatttaaGATGTAAATGGCCATTGGCTGTCACTCTTATAAAACACTAAATCTGTCCCAGGAAAGATGCAAAATGATAATGACTGATAGGTACAAAATCTTAATCTTGCTCATTACAAAGAGTTCAACatgttgggggaaaaaaaataaaacgagTGAACAGAGACATTTCAAACAACCAATGACATCACATCAGGTTTCAACATTGTTTTATTCTCATTCTCTACACTTGGTTTCACAATAACATTCTTATATTCCTAGCAAAAGAGGTGTTATCCTCATaacttgatttattatttctttaaaaaggttttgtCTGCCAGAGCTCTTGTATACATCTCATGCCTTATGACATTTAGCATCACTCTCCTGCTTCCTGCCATCAACTGTCAGCATCATGGGCACTGTGTTCTGAGTAATTTTCATGATCGTCTGAGTAGTGGTAACTTTCATCAGAATAGTGGTGATCATTGCCATGGTAATCCTCTTCTGTGTAATGACTGCCAGTGTCTTCACCATCTTGGTAGTTCAATGGTTTTTCACTTTCCTCACTTCCTTCCTCGTTCTCAGCAGGATCATCAATGTCTTCACCATCCAGGAAGATTTTTCTGTAGAGAACACGTTCATAGTCCGCGTCTGCCTCTCCCGGGTCACTAATTAATAAGAGAAAACTATCAGCAGAGAACCAGTCTCAGATTACAGGAATATTTGTAGCGTATGATAAGATGGGACTTACATTCTTATACTTTTAACATTTGAAATCCACATTAAATCTGAATTTGACCTAGTTTCAAATAGGCTTTCATATTTAACTTTCATTTCTGGCTTTGGCAAAGATTATTGAGCGCTTCTAAAGAGAAGCAAACTCAGGTGCTCAGGTTTGAGCCAGTCCAGGACAACCACTGTACAAGCAATACAGTGTAGGACAAGTATTAATGCACCCAATGTTTGCGCAGGCCATCTTATGTCCCACTACTGACACAATCAAACCATTCTGGGAAACATTTTATTCCAATGACATCAGTTAATAGAATGACTAGATACTCTGCAGCTCATATCGTTGACTGTCCAAAATTACTGATGAATGTCACTATACCTTATCAATATCAAAACTTTTCTGATAGGTTGCAAGACAAAGATGTTGGATTTACCTGTACTTATCGTCACTTAAAAGGGAGGCTGTGCGTTGTGTTGCTGATTTGGTTGCCTTACTGCTGATGAACTCCTCAGTCACATCACATCCATGCAGGGTTTTGATGTAGCACTTCTCTGCTGCTTGTTTGGCATTCCTCTGTTATCAATTCACAGATTCAGAAAGATTGGTCAATCTGTGACATACTCATCAAGGCTGTAATGTTAAAAAGAACCCCTCTGCTTCGTCTGCCATGTTTACAGTAAGCATCTTTGTCTTGTAACTTTGTTAATGAAATGCAGCTCTCTTCACTTAATAAGAACTTTCCTTTACAGTGACCATCTTCAGTCAAGTATCTCCATGTTTACTGAACTATATTCTCTTGTTCAAACCAAACTGAACTTACAGTTATACTACAGTCTAGACATAAAATCTGTTGAATGGATTTGACATTCTTACCCCCTTTCAACCAAAATAGGGCCAGTGTTgtcttctctgggccaaagctcatttaaaatggtttAAGGCAAAGTGGAACACTGTTCTGGGGTCAGACGAATTGAAATTAATAAATTTTGGAAGTCCTCACACCATGTCCTCTGGCTTAACGAGTACTATCCGGCTTGTTAGCAACTTTTCGCTTTTTTTCCATGTCCTACAGCAAAATAGATAATGGTTTATAagctttttacattttacagtgtcCAAATTTTTTGGGGAATTGggtttgtaaaaaataaaaaaaaaaaataaaataaaacccagCAACAAAACAACTAGTTAAAAACAGAAATTCAAATCAATTACTCACATGAGGTAAGGAAGAGACTAAAGAAAAACCTAAAAAATACCGGAGCTTTTACcaactgttcttttttttggtgCACTTACAGTAGATGTTTGTATCGTCATACTTTTTCTGGATTATTGTCTTGCTTCATTGAGTGGTTCAACATCAGTTTGAGGGAGGTTTTTAGCCTTTTATTTGACCATCACAACAGGACAAATCATTGTCCCCTCCCAACTTAACACTGTTCCAGTGCTGGTTCAATGCCAGAGCCTTGCTTAGATCCAGTTCTCTCTGTTTTCACCTCCAAagcttttggaaaaaaaaaatagtgtttaGCTAGCAACTCTCTGTTCTCCTATGGGAGAATGAGAGTTGATTTGTTGCTATTTAGCGTGATGTTCGACAGATTTCTGGGCAAATGGACACCCACAAAACCCCTAAACTTCAGCCTTTCCTGACATACCCAGAGGTGCACGTTTATAAATGTAATGCTGCAGTTGTTCATTGAAttcctgaatttatatagctgtatataaaaaaatgttttgtgtgtgttttagcctttaagtagatggtaaataatgctgagattattaatttcacttttgcacaaaaaataaatagaatttttggtattgggggaataaagatgctatctcagctggttgattgagtcaaaaggtttgtagcatatatgcgacaataggcgttaaggggataTGGGTCTTCTTTACTAAAACAAAGTTTGTTGTTATCTCTAGATGAGTTTGCAACAGTTGGCACGTTAGAGGATGAGAAAAAGAAACCCAAAACAGTGCAGACATTCACCTGAGCAACCTGCTCCAGCAGCAGCGGCCTTCCTTTCACCCTCTCCCTCATCTCTTTGATCTCTTGCTGATATTCCTTCCTGCGCTGCAGGTCTTGTTTCCTgcagagaaacaaaagaaaaacatagtCTAGTCTATTTCTGGAAAATGTCATGGGGTTAAGCATAGGTGGAAGGAAAAATTCTTATGGACTTAAGAAAAGACAACGAGAATTCGACCACACTTACACTAAGCTGCGATGTGGGTCTACAGCATATTTTCTATAAACGTTCTACAAAAATGGCTTAAAATACTTTGTCCACTGGAGTTACTTGGAGTTACATTGTGTTGTTAAGGTGTTCCCTTTATTTGTTTGAGCAGTCTATTAGAGATAACACTGAATATAAATTCATTTTCAAAGTTTGcaactaaaaaataaataaatgaataaaaaggaaaCATTTTTACAACAGTGAGATTCAGTGTTGCTCATACTCATATCTATCCACATGAATCACACGATGAAAATAATGAAGCGTCACCATAAAACTTGCTGATGCAAGGAATTATGGGACAAAATGATCTCCTTTCTTTTATAAAGGGATGTATCCTGTGTATTCTATGCTAAAGGAGATCATTATTGTAGCATTGCAGCTCCTTTTCTAAGCAATTAGAGAATTCAAACAGCTCCTATGTTTGCTCTATCTTCGATACTTCCGGGTCATTTCCCCTCAGTTTGGAACCAAAATAAGGAAAACATACTATTCAACCAGATCCAGGGatcatccattttccatatcACCTTCATACAATTCAAAGTTACTCCAGCTGCCATTGGATGAGAGGCAGGATACACCCGGCACAAGTGTGGTGCACAAGACCATTATAGATtagactttcaccaaatggagacatttttaaatccaggttaaacacatttcttttctcatgtgtctatgcatgaaatctgcacgatatcttttactttatctggactgttgcttgtttttaaattcatttaaattattttattattttgtttctcttattttatgtgaagcactttgaatggttttgtacatgaaatgtgctatataaataaatttgatttgattttgatttaggGTCGCAACAAACCACCATGCAATCATctcgggtcaatttagaatcgccatttaagcaaacaaaaaagtttttggactgtgggaagaagccagagtacctgaaGAGAACCcgtacaaaagaaaagaaaaacttacATAGCACCTTTAATCCCCTTTATTATGTCATTCAAATTTGGAGAGTTAAATTTAAGCAACATGAAATGCCAGATGTTCTCGTTTTTATGGGTACCTGAACTCTTTCAGTTTGTTCTGGTGGGTCTGAGAGAGAGCCAGGTGGGGGTCGTTGGCTTGGGCGCGTTTCACAACAACACTCTGCAGTTTTTTCTCCTTCTGCCTCTGCTTTTCCTTCCatcgctcctcctcctcctcagccttCTTCCTCTGCTCCAGCTTCTTTCTACTCAGAGGGATCATTTTGGTCACAGATGGAGGAATGTTTGAAGGGAGGGATAGATTGCTCAGCAATTAATGTGTAACAACTGGCTAGGAAAATTCTATGGACGGCAGGTTTGGTTATTAGCACACAGCTGGGCTTGGTGGGAAAGGAAGTTTCACAGAAATTCAGCCTTAAAGGAACACAGACAAGACAACTACTGCTGAGGGCAGGAAATCTGAACAAGACATGTGAGTCTTTGGGGCCCTAACATGGTACCTCACAGCGTCATGGCGCTTTTTTGTAGCATCAGTGACTTTGGCAGGCAGGAGTTCCAGGCTGCCCGAGAGGGAGGAACAGAGGCTTGAACTTTGTGTACTCGCTGGCCCAGGGCTGATGTATGGCCACCGCCGCAACCGAGGGCTGTTCTGCTCATTCTCAATGTCAGCCAGGATGCGTTCGCGATGTGAGGAGATCTGTGATGTCCTCAGCTCAAAGGGCTCACATGCAGTCGTGGGCTTCACCTCCTTACATTTCCCCAGGTGCTTTTGAAAGCGTCTATAACTAGCATTGAAATCAGGGACCTCTTTGTTTATCTGTGGCCTGTGTGAGAAGCTGTCATCTGTGCTGCCGTCTTTGGTCTTCCGTTCACTGAGTCGCTGTGTGAGCATGCTGGGAGGCAATGAAGCACTGTGGAGCATGTCCTGCGCCCTCATTTGTTTCTTAATAGAGCGACACAACTGCTCCTCTTTCATCTGCTCACCTGACGTTGCGGCGTAGACGGACTTTGGCACAGGTTTCGCCTTAAAAGGCGGAACTTTCCCCTGGTCAGATGGCTGAGCCTGACAcagctgtttctgttctttctttAGTCGCTCCCTCTCTAGGAAGCTGAAGGGCTTCTGAATCTTTTGAATGTCCTCTCTGTCTCGCATGGTTCGGCGTCGTTCCTCATTCCGCTCCTGCAGCTCTTCGTAAAGTGGCAGGTGAACATGTGCAGGTACGGGGATGGCGCGGAACTTTCTCTGACATTCTGCCAGTTGCTCTATCTCTCTTCGTAGCTCTTTGTTCTCCTGTTCAATCGCTGTACGTGTCTTCATACCGAGCTTGCGCTTCTCAGCTTCACGCAGCATCATATTGAAAGGTTTTGGGACGGTCGCTCTGTTTTTCCAATCCTCCTGCTGTCCATCTTTATGTCCCTGCCTCggctttcctctttttttttgcggTCTCATCCGGTCTGGCATGCTGTGCAGCgaggaggaggacaggtgaTGATTGTGAGGGGACAGCTTAAGGGGACATCTCCACATATTCTTGATGTGTTCTTTGGGAGAGAAGAGCAGGTCTTTCTCCACATCATTACTGGCTGCTTCATCCTCATCTGATTGCTCAGAGCCCCACCTGAGTTCAACAGCAGAGTGGAACTTCTTCAAACCATGACATGAAGGCACTTGGCTGATATTTGTCCATAGCAGCCTCACccaagaaagaaaggaaaaagaatccattcaaattcatttaaaagacgAAACACTGAAAAGAACACACTTAAAATTCATCATACTGTATcaatactgttaaataaattgcTCTGTCTTAGAGACAAATTATTTTGGAAGGGCTTCTCTTTCCTTTAATATATAATTGATCTTTTTGGGCAACAAAAATATTCACACGAATAGTCTTTGCAAAAGGAGTAGAGTTGTTTAGATgttaaatttgaataaaagcacCCTGGAGTAACGACTAGGATAATTTGAAGAAGTGTGAATGTTCTCGTGTGAGCGCTACCCTAAGGGCACCCGCACATAGGATAGTTGGGCGACTCTGTTCGATCGGGCGGGGAATGGCAAAATA is a genomic window of Odontesthes bonariensis isolate fOdoBon6 chromosome 4, fOdoBon6.hap1, whole genome shotgun sequence containing:
- the LOC142379457 gene encoding protein FAM161B-like — protein: MDSFSFLSWVRLLWTNISQVPSCHGLKKFHSAVELRWGSEQSDEDEAASNDVEKDLLFSPKEHIKNMWRCPLKLSPHNHHLSSSSLHSMPDRMRPQKKRGKPRQGHKDGQQEDWKNRATVPKPFNMMLREAEKRKLGMKTRTAIEQENKELRREIEQLAECQRKFRAIPVPAHVHLPLYEELQERNEERRRTMRDREDIQKIQKPFSFLERERLKKEQKQLCQAQPSDQGKVPPFKAKPVPKSVYAATSGEQMKEEQLCRSIKKQMRAQDMLHSASLPPSMLTQRLSERKTKDGSTDDSFSHRPQINKEVPDFNASYRRFQKHLGKCKEVKPTTACEPFELRTSQISSHRERILADIENEQNSPRLRRWPYISPGPASTQSSSLCSSLSGSLELLPAKVTDATKKRHDAVRKKLEQRKKAEEEEERWKEKQRQKEKKLQSVVVKRAQANDPHLALSQTHQNKLKEFRKQDLQRRKEYQQEIKEMRERVKGRPLLLEQVAQRNAKQAAEKCYIKTLHGCDVTEEFISSKATKSATQRTASLLSDDKYSDPGEADADYERVLYRKIFLDGEDIDDPAENEEGSEESEKPLNYQDGEDTGSHYTEEDYHGNDHHYSDESYHYSDDHENYSEHSAHDADS